In a single window of the Pyrococcus sp. NA2 genome:
- the mpgP gene encoding mannosyl-3-phosphoglycerate phosphatase produces the protein MIRIIFLDIDKTLIPEYDPEPAKPIIEELKRRGFEIVFNSSKTRAEQEYYRRELGIDSPFISENGSAIFIPKGYFPFDIKGKETKDYIVIELGVSVDVIRRELKRLENFYGLKYYGNSSKEEIVEFTGMPEDLVPLAMEREYSETVFRWSRESWKRNIEEKGFAVTMGSRFFSVHGKSDKGKAAKLIIDFYRRLGPVRSYAVGDSYNDFPMFDVVDNAFIIGNLRHEKAQNVSSIVEVLEVI, from the coding sequence ATGATAAGGATAATATTCCTCGATATAGATAAGACCCTAATCCCCGAATACGATCCCGAGCCAGCCAAACCGATAATAGAGGAGCTTAAGAGAAGGGGTTTTGAGATAGTTTTTAACTCGTCTAAGACCAGAGCTGAACAGGAATATTATAGGAGAGAACTTGGCATTGATTCTCCCTTCATATCTGAAAATGGGAGTGCAATCTTCATTCCAAAGGGGTACTTCCCCTTTGATATCAAGGGGAAAGAAACAAAGGATTACATAGTTATAGAACTAGGTGTGAGCGTTGATGTTATTAGGAGGGAGCTGAAGAGGCTTGAGAATTTCTATGGTCTAAAGTACTATGGCAATTCTAGTAAAGAGGAAATCGTTGAGTTTACGGGGATGCCGGAAGATCTCGTTCCATTGGCAATGGAAAGAGAGTACAGTGAGACCGTATTTAGATGGTCAAGGGAAAGTTGGAAGAGAAACATCGAAGAAAAGGGCTTTGCAGTCACCATGGGCAGTAGATTTTTCTCGGTTCATGGTAAGAGTGACAAGGGTAAGGCTGCTAAGTTGATAATAGATTTCTATAGGAGACTAGGTCCAGTTAGGAGTTATGCGGTTGGAGATAGCTATAATGATTTTCCCATGTTTGATGTCGTTGATAATGCATTTATAATTGGGAACTTGAGGCATGAAAAAGCTCAAAATGTATCATCTATAGTTGAGGTTTTGGAGGTGATCTGA
- a CDS encoding mannose-1-phosphate guanylyltransferase/mannose-6-phosphate isomerase, whose translation MKTLILAGGKGTRLWPLSREAMPKQFIKVFFERSLFQKTIERALLFSKPREIFIVTNKEYRFRVLDDLNELGITIPEENILLEPVGKNTLPAIYWGLKVIEENYGDSVVAVLPSDHAIKVNESYINAFKSAEKLAEKYLVTFGIKPTRPHTGYGYIKPGEKIRVNGKVMGYLVDEFKEKPDLETAKKYVENGYYWNSGMFMFRVSVFMEEAKKYAPEIVRAFEDGKSIEEVYELAPEISVDYGILEKTEKAAVVPLNTYWNDLGSFDALYEALDKDENGNAVYVSGFKAKYINVDSRNNLILTERLTATVGVEDLIIVDTGDALLVAKRGETQKVKEIYKRLREENDERAIVHRTAYRPWGSYTVLEEGERYKIKRITVLPGKRLSLQIHYHRSEHWVVVRGTAKVIVGDKEFILRPGESTFIPAGVPHRLENPGKVILEVIETQIGEYLGEDDIVRLEDDYGR comes from the coding sequence ATGAAAACTTTGATCTTAGCAGGAGGCAAAGGAACAAGACTTTGGCCTTTAAGCAGAGAGGCCATGCCTAAACAATTCATAAAGGTATTCTTCGAGAGGTCCTTATTCCAGAAGACTATCGAAAGAGCTCTTCTTTTCTCAAAGCCCAGGGAGATATTCATAGTGACGAACAAGGAATATAGGTTCAGAGTTTTGGATGATCTGAATGAGCTCGGCATAACTATCCCCGAGGAAAACATCCTGCTGGAGCCTGTGGGCAAGAATACTTTGCCCGCAATTTATTGGGGATTAAAGGTCATTGAGGAGAATTATGGAGATTCTGTTGTAGCTGTTTTGCCAAGTGATCATGCAATAAAGGTGAACGAGAGCTACATAAATGCATTTAAGAGTGCAGAGAAGTTGGCTGAGAAGTACCTGGTAACATTTGGAATAAAACCCACGAGGCCTCACACGGGTTATGGTTACATAAAACCGGGGGAGAAGATAAGGGTCAATGGAAAGGTCATGGGCTATCTAGTTGATGAGTTTAAAGAAAAGCCAGATCTGGAGACCGCAAAGAAGTATGTGGAAAATGGCTATTACTGGAACAGTGGAATGTTCATGTTCAGGGTTTCGGTGTTCATGGAAGAAGCCAAAAAGTATGCTCCTGAGATAGTTAGGGCATTTGAAGATGGAAAGAGCATAGAGGAAGTTTACGAGTTGGCACCTGAGATAAGCGTTGATTACGGGATATTGGAGAAAACTGAAAAAGCAGCTGTGGTTCCACTAAATACTTATTGGAACGATCTTGGGAGCTTTGACGCTTTATATGAGGCACTTGATAAGGACGAGAATGGGAATGCCGTTTACGTTTCAGGTTTCAAGGCCAAGTACATAAACGTTGATTCAAGGAACAATCTAATTTTAACCGAGAGGCTTACCGCAACCGTGGGGGTTGAGGATTTAATAATAGTTGACACGGGAGATGCTCTTCTCGTTGCAAAGAGGGGAGAAACCCAGAAGGTCAAGGAGATCTACAAGAGGCTTAGAGAGGAGAACGATGAGAGGGCCATAGTTCATAGAACAGCCTATAGACCTTGGGGAAGCTATACCGTTCTAGAGGAGGGCGAGAGGTATAAGATAAAGAGAATTACCGTTTTGCCCGGGAAGAGGTTGAGCCTGCAGATCCATTATCATAGGAGTGAGCACTGGGTCGTGGTTAGGGGAACGGCTAAGGTCATAGTTGGTGACAAGGAGTTCATCCTTAGGCCAGGTGAGAGCACGTTCATTCCAGCTGGAGTTCCTCATAGGCTCGAGAATCCAGGGAAAGTAATCCTTGAGGTAATAGAAACCCAGATAGGAGAGTATCTAGGAGAAGATGATATCGTTAGATTGGAAGATGATTACGGGAGGTGA
- the glmM gene encoding phosphoglucosamine mutase encodes MGKLFGTFGVRGIANEKITPEFALKIGMAFGTMLKREGRKKPLVVVGRDTRVSGEMLKSALISGLLSVGCDVIDVGIAPTPAIQWATKHFNADGGAVITASHNPPEYNGIKLLEPNGMGLKKEREAIVEELFFNEDFDRARWDEIGEVREEDIIKPYIEAIKSKVDVEVIKKRRPFVVVDTSNGAGSLTLPYLLRELGCRVVSVNAHPDGHFPARDPEPSEENLKGLMEIVKALGADFGVAQDGDADRAVFIDENGRFIQGDKTFALVADAVLKEKGGGLLVTTVATSNLLDDIARRNNARIMRTKVGDLVVARALLEHSGTIGGEENGGVIFPDHVLGRDGAMTIAKVVEIFAKSGKKFSELIDELPKYYQIKTKREVEGDRYAIVNRVAEIARKKGYKVDTTDGAKIIFEDGWVLVRASGTEPIIRIFSEGKSEEKAREYLNLGLSLLGEALDS; translated from the coding sequence GTGGGCAAGCTATTTGGTACTTTCGGAGTCCGTGGAATTGCCAATGAAAAAATAACACCTGAATTTGCCCTAAAAATAGGGATGGCGTTTGGGACAATGTTGAAGAGGGAGGGAAGGAAGAAGCCTCTTGTCGTCGTTGGTAGGGACACGAGAGTTAGTGGGGAGATGCTGAAGAGTGCTCTAATAAGTGGCCTCCTAAGTGTTGGTTGTGATGTAATCGATGTTGGCATAGCACCGACTCCGGCAATTCAGTGGGCAACAAAGCACTTTAATGCTGATGGAGGCGCTGTAATAACCGCTAGCCACAATCCTCCTGAGTACAATGGAATAAAGTTGCTTGAGCCCAATGGAATGGGACTAAAGAAGGAGAGAGAAGCTATAGTTGAGGAACTCTTCTTCAATGAAGACTTCGACAGGGCAAGATGGGATGAGATTGGAGAAGTTAGGGAGGAGGATATAATAAAGCCGTATATAGAGGCGATAAAAAGCAAGGTTGATGTGGAGGTCATAAAGAAGAGGAGACCCTTCGTCGTTGTTGACACATCCAATGGCGCTGGTAGCTTAACTTTACCATACCTTTTAAGGGAGCTTGGTTGTAGGGTTGTAAGCGTTAACGCACATCCGGATGGCCACTTCCCGGCAAGAGATCCTGAACCAAGTGAAGAGAACCTTAAGGGTCTTATGGAGATAGTTAAAGCCCTAGGAGCAGACTTCGGAGTTGCCCAAGATGGAGATGCCGACAGAGCTGTATTCATAGATGAAAATGGAAGGTTCATCCAGGGAGATAAAACCTTTGCCTTGGTTGCAGACGCTGTTCTCAAGGAAAAGGGAGGAGGACTACTTGTAACTACTGTTGCAACATCAAATCTACTTGACGATATAGCTAGAAGGAACAACGCTAGAATAATGAGGACGAAGGTCGGAGACTTGGTGGTTGCAAGGGCCCTGCTCGAACATAGCGGAACAATTGGCGGAGAGGAAAACGGTGGAGTTATATTTCCAGATCATGTCCTCGGAAGAGATGGCGCAATGACCATCGCGAAGGTAGTTGAGATATTTGCCAAAAGCGGAAAGAAGTTCAGTGAGCTTATAGATGAGCTTCCAAAGTATTATCAGATAAAGACAAAGAGGGAAGTAGAGGGGGACAGGTATGCCATAGTTAACAGGGTCGCGGAGATAGCCAGGAAAAAAGGCTACAAAGTTGACACGACGGATGGGGCCAAGATAATATTTGAAGATGGCTGGGTTCTTGTTAGGGCAAGTGGAACTGAACCAATAATTAGAATATTCAGTGAGGGTAAAAGTGAGGAGAAGGCTAGGGAGTACTTGAACTTAGGTCTTAGCCTACTGGGGGAGGCCCTTGATAGCTGA
- a CDS encoding transcriptional regulator — protein sequence MKSHILGSPVRLGIMIFLLPRRRALFSEIQRVLDLTPGNLDSHLRALQREGFVKVYKVIADRPRTMIEITEKGSRETMKFLRTLKEIIERISYQGPPPVG from the coding sequence ATGAAATCTCACATTTTGGGAAGTCCAGTGAGGTTGGGAATAATGATATTCCTTTTACCTAGAAGAAGAGCCCTATTTTCAGAAATTCAAAGAGTCCTAGACTTAACTCCAGGAAACTTAGATTCCCATTTAAGAGCCCTCCAGAGGGAGGGATTTGTGAAGGTGTACAAAGTAATAGCCGACAGGCCTAGGACGATGATTGAGATAACGGAGAAGGGCTCCAGGGAGACAATGAAGTTCTTAAGAACCCTGAAGGAGATAATAGAGAGAATCAGCTATCAAGGGCCTCCCCCAGTAGGCTAA
- a CDS encoding IGHMBP2 family helicase, with the protein MSIISFINRLKELVEIEREAEIEAMRLEMKRLSGIERERVGRAILNLNGKIIGEELGYFLVKYGREREIKTEISVGDLVVISRRDPLKSDLVGTVVEKGKRFIVVALETVPEWALRGVRIDLYANDITFKRWLENLDRVKKAGKRALEFYLGMEEPSRSEEVKFEPFDKNLNPSQRRAIGKALGSDDFFLIHGPFGTGKTRTLVELIRQEVKRGNKVLATAESNVAVDNLVERLVDGGLKIVRVGHPSRVSRHLHETTLAYQITKHELYGELRELRVIGQSLAEKRDTYTKPLPKYRRGLSDSEILRLAERGRGARGLSARLIREMAEWIKLNRQVQKAFEDARKLEERIAREIIREADVVLTTNSSAALEVVDAGDYDVAIIDEATQATIPSILIPLNKVERFILAGDHKQLPPTILSLEAQELSRTLFEGLIERYPWKSEMLTVQYRMNERIMEFPSKEFYGGRIAADESVKDITLRDLGILVDSSDMWAEILKPENVLVFIDTSKAENKWERQRRGSESRENPLEAKIVSEIVERLLRIGVKKEWIGIITPYDDQRDLISLNVPEDVEVKTVDGYQGREKEVIILSFVRSNKAGEIGFLKDLRRLNVSLTRARRKLIIVGDSSTLSSHETYRRLIEFIKEKGLFVDVLKLLP; encoded by the coding sequence ATGAGCATTATAAGTTTCATCAATAGGCTTAAGGAACTTGTTGAAATTGAGAGAGAAGCTGAAATAGAGGCGATGAGGTTAGAAATGAAGAGGCTTAGCGGAATAGAGAGGGAGAGGGTTGGAAGGGCTATCCTCAATCTCAACGGTAAGATAATTGGAGAAGAATTAGGATACTTCCTGGTAAAGTATGGAAGGGAAAGGGAGATTAAGACCGAGATAAGCGTTGGGGATTTAGTTGTTATAAGCAGAAGGGATCCCCTTAAGAGTGATCTAGTTGGCACGGTTGTTGAGAAGGGTAAGAGGTTCATAGTTGTTGCCTTGGAAACCGTTCCAGAGTGGGCCCTTAGAGGCGTTAGGATAGACCTCTATGCCAATGATATAACGTTTAAGAGATGGCTGGAAAACCTGGATAGAGTTAAGAAGGCTGGAAAGAGGGCGTTGGAGTTTTACCTGGGAATGGAGGAGCCCTCAAGGAGTGAAGAAGTCAAGTTCGAGCCCTTCGATAAGAACTTAAATCCGAGCCAAAGAAGGGCCATAGGAAAAGCCCTTGGTAGTGATGACTTCTTCTTGATCCATGGGCCCTTTGGAACTGGAAAGACAAGAACGTTAGTTGAGCTAATAAGACAAGAGGTGAAAAGAGGGAATAAAGTTCTCGCAACTGCAGAAAGCAACGTGGCTGTGGATAACCTAGTCGAAAGATTGGTAGATGGTGGGTTGAAGATAGTCAGAGTTGGGCATCCAAGTAGAGTTTCCAGGCACCTGCATGAAACGACGTTGGCTTATCAAATAACAAAACATGAGCTTTATGGCGAACTGAGAGAGCTCCGAGTGATAGGGCAGAGCCTTGCTGAGAAAAGGGATACATATACAAAGCCATTACCTAAGTATAGGAGAGGTTTAAGTGATTCTGAGATATTGAGGTTAGCTGAAAGAGGTAGAGGAGCCAGGGGACTCTCAGCTAGGTTAATAAGGGAGATGGCAGAATGGATAAAGCTGAATAGGCAGGTTCAAAAAGCCTTTGAAGATGCCAGGAAACTTGAGGAAAGGATCGCCAGGGAAATTATAAGAGAGGCTGATGTGGTTCTAACTACGAATTCATCGGCAGCACTTGAAGTTGTTGATGCAGGAGATTATGATGTTGCGATAATAGATGAGGCAACCCAAGCAACAATACCAAGCATATTGATTCCACTGAATAAGGTGGAGAGATTCATCTTAGCCGGTGATCATAAGCAATTACCCCCAACGATACTAAGCCTTGAGGCCCAGGAACTTTCAAGGACTCTCTTTGAAGGTCTAATAGAGAGGTATCCCTGGAAGAGCGAAATGTTAACCGTTCAGTACAGAATGAACGAGAGGATAATGGAGTTTCCGAGCAAGGAATTCTATGGAGGGAGGATAGCTGCGGATGAGAGCGTTAAGGACATAACTTTGAGAGATCTAGGCATTTTAGTTGATTCTAGTGATATGTGGGCCGAGATATTGAAACCCGAGAATGTCCTGGTGTTCATAGATACCTCGAAAGCGGAGAACAAGTGGGAGAGACAGAGAAGGGGTAGCGAGAGCAGGGAAAATCCGCTTGAGGCAAAGATAGTTAGTGAAATCGTGGAGAGACTATTGAGAATTGGCGTTAAGAAGGAGTGGATAGGCATTATAACTCCTTATGACGATCAAAGGGATCTCATAAGTTTAAACGTTCCTGAAGATGTTGAGGTGAAGACTGTTGATGGTTACCAGGGAAGAGAGAAGGAAGTGATAATTCTCTCTTTCGTTAGATCTAATAAAGCGGGAGAAATAGGATTCCTCAAAGATTTGAGAAGGCTCAATGTTTCTCTAACTAGGGCAAGAAGAAAGCTGATAATCGTTGGCGATTCATCAACTCTCAGTTCTCATGAAACGTATAGGAGGTTAATCGAATTCATTAAAGAGAAAGGGCTCTTTGTTGATGTGTTGAAATTGTTACCGTAA
- a CDS encoding DUF4143 domain-containing protein: MDYLEEAYLIVTARRFSYKLKETLESPRKAYVIDPAFIESPNSNFSDFGRRMENTVTVELVRRGYALYYWKERGKVDFVVKGRSGIEYLIQEA; this comes from the coding sequence ATTGACTACCTTGAGGAGGCCTACCTGATAGTCACGGCAAGGAGGTTCTCCTACAAGCTTAAAGAAACTCTCGAGTCTCCAAGAAAGGCCTATGTTATTGATCCTGCCTTTATCGAATCCCCAAACTCCAATTTCTCCGATTTTGGGAGGAGAATGGAGAATACTGTCACTGTAGAATTAGTTAGGAGAGGCTATGCCCTTTATTACTGGAAGGAAAGAGGAAAAGTTGACTTTGTGGTTAAGGGACGCTCTGGAATTGAGTACCTCATACAAGAGGCTTAG
- a CDS encoding AAA family ATPase, protein MRTFDDEVLAEVSDFDELLKILHEVYGGFKVVFLDEVQNLPKWELIVSRPNGWATTS, encoded by the coding sequence ATGCGAACTTTCGACGACGAAGTTCTAGCGGAAGTTTCCGATTTCGATGAACTCTTAAAGATTCTCCATGAGGTCTATGGGGGCTTTAAGGTGGTTTTCCTCGATGAGGTGCAGAATCTCCCAAAGTGGGAGCTCATAGTTTCAAGGCCCAACGGTTGGGCTACAACGTCGTGA
- a CDS encoding radical SAM/SPASM domain-containing protein: protein MNVIKLKDITAIKTEIDGVEKFFVLHETSGYFIEIEKETYEGLEKLSKGEKDKLTKEEKTKLTELFIYTAQLPQLKINEDVQEPIYFLGGSINVSQACNFSCVYCYGNKGLYGNEKPKLMNLETAKKSIDLLLQKSSNITIITFFGGEPLLNFKVIKEAVEYAKKRANELNKKVSFTITTKGYLLTPEIADFLLENNFDINISLDGYRELHNKNRLLADGSPTYNVVANNIKYLLKRAKELGRFKNISIKATLMPDQVKEAYKVYKHIKEEFNPPIIAIGFATLSNGAMTTKHLDIYLKELEKIAIDELETFGELNRVLFGDFILQFRDIYGGRIKAQHCGAGFGSIAIDVDGNVYPCQRFVSFKDFKLSDINSFTLKDLSKFEGQKYTPFNHEPCKSCWLKFYCRNFCYYDNMIYTGKIIIPSNLSCYYAKEKFKIGLWLYSRLYDEYEEKFEEYLEKSMNMPRTTSNQVTYLPRNTVNVKT, encoded by the coding sequence ATGAATGTTATTAAATTAAAAGATATTACAGCCATAAAAACTGAAATAGACGGCGTTGAAAAGTTCTTTGTCCTTCATGAAACCTCAGGGTATTTCATCGAGATTGAAAAGGAAACTTATGAAGGCTTAGAAAAACTTAGCAAAGGAGAGAAAGATAAGCTCACTAAAGAAGAAAAAACTAAATTGACCGAGCTTTTCATATATACAGCCCAACTACCACAACTCAAAATAAACGAGGATGTACAAGAGCCTATATACTTTCTCGGAGGTAGCATTAACGTCTCTCAAGCATGTAACTTCTCATGCGTCTATTGTTATGGAAATAAAGGGCTTTACGGGAACGAAAAGCCGAAACTTATGAACTTAGAAACTGCAAAGAAAAGCATTGATTTGTTACTTCAAAAAAGCAGTAATATTACAATAATAACGTTTTTTGGTGGAGAGCCTTTGTTAAACTTTAAAGTGATAAAAGAAGCCGTCGAATACGCCAAAAAGAGAGCTAACGAGCTTAATAAAAAAGTATCCTTTACAATAACCACAAAAGGTTATCTATTAACTCCAGAAATTGCCGATTTTCTCTTAGAAAACAACTTTGACATAAACATAAGCCTCGATGGATATAGAGAACTACACAACAAAAACAGACTCTTAGCAGACGGTAGCCCAACATATAACGTTGTAGCAAACAACATTAAATACCTTCTAAAAAGGGCTAAAGAGCTTGGTAGATTTAAGAATATTTCCATAAAAGCAACTCTCATGCCCGACCAAGTTAAAGAAGCTTACAAAGTCTATAAACACATAAAAGAAGAGTTTAACCCACCAATAATAGCAATAGGCTTTGCTACACTCTCCAATGGTGCAATGACCACAAAACATTTGGACATTTACCTAAAAGAACTCGAAAAAATAGCCATTGATGAATTAGAAACCTTTGGAGAGCTTAACAGAGTGCTCTTTGGAGATTTCATACTACAATTCAGAGATATTTACGGTGGTAGGATTAAAGCCCAACATTGCGGTGCTGGGTTCGGTAGCATAGCAATAGACGTTGATGGGAACGTTTACCCATGCCAAAGATTTGTATCCTTCAAAGATTTCAAACTTAGTGATATAAACTCATTCACCCTAAAAGACCTCTCAAAATTTGAAGGACAAAAATATACACCATTTAACCATGAACCATGCAAATCATGTTGGCTTAAGTTCTATTGTCGTAACTTTTGCTACTATGACAACATGATTTACACAGGCAAAATCATAATTCCATCGAATTTATCATGCTATTATGCAAAAGAAAAATTCAAAATCGGGCTTTGGCTTTATTCAAGACTCTACGACGAATACGAAGAAAAATTTGAAGAATACCTCGAAAAGAGCATGAACATGCCCAGAACAACGAGTAATCAGGTTACTTACCTACCACGCAACACGGTTAATGTAAAAACCTAA
- a CDS encoding MFS transporter translates to MDLIKRYMVLYALMNTSFVSGIITIYYLAKGLTYAQIGIATAISTIGFFLFEVPTGVIGDKISRKKSVLIGLTLFPIGTIILIFLKNFPMLIAYAIITSLSLTFISGSLEAWLFDNLKHLGKEKEYRKLMKSIKTITLPLSATTIVIGSFLAQKYGFKLPLTLSLALEITMLIVALSIPEYEFKKPKVAYHIHVLHSIKEITKPNILWLIIVAIIVTMSINQFRQYFEPYLGNILAQSLKTTIMGTLGILGLIEAIVKVIPKIIGVRLKEKWSVFAYSIAPVSIPMLTALSVIHQNPIFIVILGVIATIINTAYAFNFGIELQVRIPSEKRATIISLYSMISALIMAIFYGIYGLIVDKLGLAEARLVFALTLFGIGLAFKGAQTIGILKEPLELKHLQLLSKEQ, encoded by the coding sequence ATGGATTTAATCAAAAGATACATGGTGCTTTACGCTCTAATGAACACAAGCTTTGTAAGTGGGATTATAACTATTTACTATCTTGCAAAAGGCTTAACATACGCTCAAATAGGAATAGCAACCGCAATATCAACCATTGGCTTCTTCCTATTCGAAGTTCCAACAGGAGTAATCGGAGACAAAATAAGCCGAAAGAAAAGCGTCCTAATCGGCTTAACACTCTTCCCAATCGGCACAATAATCCTAATATTCCTAAAAAACTTCCCAATGCTAATAGCCTACGCTATAATAACCTCCCTCAGCCTAACATTCATCAGCGGAAGCTTAGAAGCATGGCTATTTGACAACCTCAAACATCTCGGCAAGGAAAAAGAATACAGAAAACTCATGAAAAGCATAAAAACCATAACTCTACCATTATCAGCAACAACAATCGTAATCGGAAGCTTTTTAGCCCAAAAATATGGCTTCAAACTACCACTAACCCTATCATTAGCACTCGAAATAACAATGCTCATAGTAGCCCTAAGCATCCCCGAATATGAGTTTAAAAAGCCTAAGGTTGCCTATCACATTCACGTTTTACACTCAATCAAAGAAATCACAAAACCAAACATACTCTGGCTAATTATTGTAGCAATAATCGTAACCATGTCAATCAACCAATTCCGACAATACTTTGAACCTTACTTGGGCAACATCTTAGCTCAGAGCCTCAAAACCACCATAATGGGAACGTTGGGTATTCTCGGACTAATCGAGGCAATAGTAAAAGTCATCCCTAAAATAATTGGCGTAAGGCTTAAAGAAAAATGGAGTGTCTTCGCTTACTCAATAGCACCCGTGAGCATTCCAATGCTCACGGCATTATCAGTAATCCACCAAAATCCTATCTTCATCGTAATACTTGGAGTTATTGCAACGATAATCAACACGGCTTATGCCTTCAACTTTGGCATTGAATTGCAAGTAAGAATCCCCAGCGAAAAAAGAGCAACCATAATATCTCTTTATTCCATGATTTCAGCCCTGATAATGGCAATCTTCTACGGAATCTATGGTCTTATCGTTGATAAACTTGGCTTAGCAGAGGCAAGATTAGTATTTGCACTAACCCTCTTTGGCATTGGTTTAGCATTCAAAGGAGCACAAACAATTGGAATCCTGAAAGAACCATTAGAACTAAAACACCTACAACTTCTTTCAAAGGAGCAATAG
- a CDS encoding F-box protein has product MVHVALYLICSQVCKRWHERVDSCRIEIPFHVSY; this is encoded by the coding sequence TTGGTTCATGTTGCACTCTATCTTATCTGCAGCCAAGTATGCAAACGTTGGCACGAACGTGTAGATTCTTGCAGAATAGAAATCCCTTTCCATGTCTCTTATTAA